A stretch of DNA from Glycine max cultivar Williams 82 chromosome 18, Glycine_max_v4.0, whole genome shotgun sequence:
AAGGTCCACTTTTTTTTACAGTGAAAACAGTTGAGACAAAGTTGTTAATAATAGATTGCTGAGAGAAATGGGTAAAAGAAATTTCCACCCAAGATTTCATAATTGATCTATTCTTAGCCTAGGCAAAGTCCATCTTGTTGCGATAGAAAGGAATAAGAATAAATAAGTTTTAGCTAGTGTAATAAAGATATCAATTATCATTACAAAAACTCCATATGTttgatttatttcaaaaaaagtcAGAAACGAATATGTATGGAATAGAGATATTTGAACCACCAAGTAAAGAACTGTTACAAGTAAGGAAGAAATGAATAGGTTTAAATAGGAAGCAACataaaataaaccaaatttGATACCCGAGTATTCGGTTTGATAACCCGCTACTAGTTCTTCTTCCGCTTTCGGTAAATCAAAAGGTAATCTTTCACATTCTGCTAGGGACAAGATTAGAAAAACAATGAAACCCATAGGTTGACGCCACAAATTCCATCCCCAAAAGCCATATTTTTATTGTGCGTCAACTATATCAACTGTACTTAAACTGTTAGATAATCCTAGTCGATGATGACATTACTGTTACCATCTCTATTACAGAACCGTACATGAGACTTTCACCTCATACGGCTCCCTTAAagccttaaaaaaaatctaaggaCCGGTCTGATTATTTATCCCTGATACATCTCTAAGGTAGATAATATTCTATTTTATCAGACGGTTCAGAATTAGAcctattgaattttgtttgttctaaataaataaattttaaaataaatacatttaataaagaaaaaataaaatacattttaacatttctttaaataaataaaaaaatacaaaaagtacTTCTGAATTTATCTCATcctataaaaaattcaaattcaaatttgttgATTAATAACTTAATTCTTTCATAAAATACTCTTTTCAAATTATCAATAACTCCCTCATCATTTTCGATTACGAAAAAGAATCATAcatgttcattttttaaattatgacatGAATTCTATCTCCATAAATATGGATATAAGACAAACAAGAAAAGGgggatcactttttttttcgttCTTATCCTAGTCTTTTTTGTGCAAGTAAAATAAAAGGGGACTTCAAAAAATTAAACGATTATTTCGTTTCtgatagttatttatttaatcggTGGATGGAAGTATACTCTGGATCGGAATTATGGGGAGTACTGCCTTATTTTTTCTACCAACGAAAAGCCCCAATTAgtattctttttctattatacataaatataaatgttcttttggatatttttaaaaatatatgttactaATCAATCAACCTTGGGAAAAACAACAACTTCtacctataatttaattcattttttcactTAATTCTTATACATAGAAAATGAGACTCAATATttttactgcaatttaaaatcatcatcttttctattaactataaataatatagtattctataaattatattcaaaaGAAGCTATTTTATTGCACTCAtataaatatcttattaaattCTTCAATCCGAATgcgaaaaaaaatcaatagatatatatattcaatttattttcctaCTTTACTACAAAGTACTATAAAGAGAGGCGTATAGCAAATAGTATCAAAAAATTTATGTCTCAACAAATCATTGTTCACTtacggcaagtgcaccggatcgcacaagtagtataaaacggtaagaaccgagtatcaaactctcggggaacttgtgttacttggtaagctattttggtgaataggtgtctggtgtgaaaagctaagtgtgaatatgaacaggtatgtaaactatctatgcaaaaagaaaaatcacgcgagagaaatgatgtgtaaaaacaagtagaaaacgtgttggtcttcctaataggtgcctaatgctaaaaagatattttctatctaacaatgctcatgtgttcctatggtgtctcctgagatgctaaaccccgattcctcatgatagtttagcctaatcctgatcaagcatcatcctcagattcctcttgttggactaaactcaaccaggaccgcattaagacaaacatactacaattaaattatcgcaccccggatcctcgtgatagtacaacaacttagccctgtcctatcaaggtcatcagaatcagaccaatttccactgttgaatgaccctaacaaagcatgcatctgcgtgatcaaggtaaaagcatactagaatgaaaagctgatagcacagagaacacacaaaacatcattaaatagatagaaagatatttacatcaagtacctacaaggaagatccaacagaggattttagctttccataaccagtaagcctcctttacaacaaagagaaaaacaagatgaaagattgcaaaaatacaaggggtgaggatgtctccttcacctctaggatctcacaaccactcacaaactcatctcaagctcttagAACGGCTTTCGCTTCCAGCTCTGGTCTTTGTAGATCTTCatacagcaaaatctctcaaaactctctggaacttggacctttctctctctagaatcactagacatgcaaagcttcaTCTCTCAgcccaaactcccttcacaaaatctgatttcaggcttaaacaggtggccttgttcgtgctcatgcgcttagcgcaattctgaaccgcttagcgcacatgagtgaatttcggcttagcgcgtgcttttctcgctcagtGAATGGAATGAAGCAGTgcacttagtgagatgaagcggtgcgctcagtgaacctgtacagctcatcttctttcAGATACTTCCTCACGCTTAGCcaatgagtgttgcgcttagcggatgctccCTAAGCCagtagattggcttagcgagaaggtgaaaaatagCACTTTTTAGAgtcgcctaattaacctgaaattgagagaaaatgattattaaacacccaaaatggaagtactaagtatttattacctatacttaacataaagtacttataacactacaaaataaccataaactgGGGAAGTTTGATACattttacacaggttttatacacaaaagttagttgtattcatcgactaacaactcccccaaatttacaattttgcttgtcctcaagcaaaaagagaatagctcacttgtcctcatgtgacaataacatgcagtgatcatgtacaaaggtgtatgcagcaaaaattattgattgcatgataagaaaaataaagcattatgtactcatcacttgtctttcacaaaataTTCAGCTATTCaaatagaagaataaaatgtaagttGTACCATTAGATGAAGTTAATCATAAGAcagaaattaaggaaagtagcttaaaccacagtctcacggctactgtttcactcaagcacaagtgttgaagctattcattaataacaactaacaagagatccaatctttgaatttaatctcatgccataaagtcagaaatgtataaacagaatcagaaggactttcccaggcttgtagtgaggcttggctacaaaaattcattggtttttctaggattcaaagatttagattctaagagagcacaaatcctagacttatccaagtGATCTTTTCCATACAAGTAGCTTTCTCACCATTTTTTCCTATTACTTTGTTCTGACCTTATTATAAcaacacaaattttttttttaacatacaacttatttgttgtgtgtgctgatgcttttaCCCTTTTCTTTACATCCCTATTAACTtcactcccccaaatttttgggtaaattttccttgaaccttatgctctcctagaatctaagcaaggtatctggagataattatttaggttcagggttcaaattttttacaatattattcAGCTCAgaaagggtgcaaaggatacaattatcattcaagataagttttttggtcaaaaggcttgtatATGCACAATCATGGCcatcatcatgtcctcatttataaatttcatactaaaattcagagattcatgcaaagattattactcacagctagtcgttcactcatagTGTAAGATCACACTTTCACCAGTTTTGGTTCAAGTCTTTCTTTCTCACTCAATCtatctactgactaacaattctaattgcaagttcacaatcttgttctttctttgtctaacatacacacttgctcaaactcatgaaaagaaacacaaactccatcacaatcatgcattcaattcaaaaccaagtcatacaccaattttcacaaaaaaaaagagataaaagtgTTTTACTGCCATGTCCTGGAAATCAAGTCAAACTGTTCCATATGCTTCAGAATAAGCAAACCAGCTACCCAAAAGTAAAACTAGCagtgtatataaacataaaagaaatattgtaTTGAAaccataatcataataataataaaccacaaagcaaaaaaataaaacatcatcaAAAATCAACAATGTCAACAGTGTCTAAACTGGGGAATCAGTGAGAGCAACAGCTTCTCCAGATGACGAATCAGAAAGATCGACAATTCCTTCAATTGGGGAAGCAGGGGGGTCAGCTGTTTCTCCAACTAGTGAATCAAGAAGGGCAGCCACTTCATCTGATGATGCATCGGAGATGACAATCAGAGGTGGAGATGAGGGAACTACTTCAAGCTCAGGAGAAGGGGGTGGATTCACCACTGGAGATTGTGGGCCAGCTGGCTCTGGATCAACCTGCACAGGTGTGGGATCAGGAGGAGAACCCTCGTTGGGTCTCACCAATGGAAGTTGAGCTTCAGACCAAGCTACTTGCTCAAGAAAATGCTCCATAGGTATGATTGGCCTGTTATGAGCCAACTCTTGCAGGTTATGCATGATAATAAACTATCCTCGGAATAAGCTTTGTAGCATAGGGACTAAAGTTAGTGAACTTTGGACATTCTGTCCTATGGTTACTGATGGAGGATCTGGAGTGGATGATGAAGGGATGTCATCTGTTCTAGCCTTTTTTTTCTCAATGCCATCTGTAACTAAAAAGAACTCAAAATTGCTTAGACCAAAATTGTTTAAGTTTAACAGCATAAATAAAGGCTGAAATTAATGATGGGTGCTTAGTGGGATACAACTCGCTCAGCGCGCCCTGATAAACATAACATATTGGCTTAGCTGGAGCCAAGCTCACTTAGCCCAATAGTTGTCGTGATGAAATGCGCTTAGCTTAGGTAGATTCAGCTTAGCGCGAagcttacaacacaaaattttctaagttaccttggcttagcgattcagcctcgcttagccacaaaTATCTCAACaggaggatgagtgttcatcctcacaagatgaactcgcttagcgcagtaTGCACGCTTAGCGAGTTTGTCTGGAAGCGCATATCTTCAATGAATAccgatgaactcgcttagcgagttcatcgcgttttccagaaaaaacaCAGAAAACGCAGTTTGTTTCCTTGTCTTTttaagcctctaaaaggcattaTCAAACACACAAGACAATTGAAAATATCTACACATCACAATCATATAAAAAGTCCTAATTTTTACCTAATCTAAAATCACGAAAACCCTAAAGATTGAAAACTAAAATCTATGgttttctaccctaaggtttaacaacaaaaaagaatgaagGGGGTAAGGAACTTACTTGTATCATTGATGCTTTGATGTAGAAGAAGGCGAAAATGCAGGAAAATGAGTGCGAGAGAGAAAATGCAGGCAGTtcagcagtttccaacaaatgtgagtgtaactgccATTACACTCACATAAGCCGTTTTGCTTTCTCGAAGTGACGTTTGGATTTTCGAAGATGCTCACTTAGCAGCACCGTGCACTTAGCCTAACTATgaaattcaagtttttttttttacacggAGAAGGGACTAGCTTAGCGCGCAAATAAGGCCGCTTAGCTAGTTTTGCAGAGCAAAATACCTGCAACTTTCGCTAAGCCGGGCTCTGGGCCGGCTTAGCTAAAATAATGCGTCTAGATTATAGAGGGATATGCACTTAGCGGATGATGGATAGCTTAGCGCAGACATTGCCGCAAGCATATGAGCTTAGCTCCATGAACCCCAGTTCTAGCCGCAAAGAACTGAGCTTGGCGGCAACGACTCGCGCTTAGCCGAAGTGTATGATGGGCTTAGCAATCAGGTTGCAGCTTAGCcgaattcagatcgaattgaagttggcttcgctcagccttggccagcttagcggatcaaatcagcctcagatgcaagTATTGAGCGTTAAGCGCTTGAGACTCGCGATTTAGCGCATGAAGAAAGATGCGCTTAGCGtgaggcttgcgcttagcgaaaggactatttttcagaaaatgttttctaagttatttttcagtcctttcTTCAACAAATagaaacccttatatctaacaTTCAAGGATAATATGATATACCCCATTTTTCAATGATCACCAAGCAAATTCCAACTatatgcaatgcatgaaaaacaaaatgaaaagaaactcaacactgggttgcctcccaagaagtgcttctttaacgtcattagcttgacgcatagcttaatgccttcaaggtggcatgaaaGTCACATAGAACACATCTTTCTTGCAGTTTCGCCTTTTAGCTAGAAATTCCATGAACTTCATGTATTCTGGAAGTACACTCCAAATCATTTCAGGAAAGGTGTTAGTGATTAAAGAAAGAATGGCACTTAAAGTTTCCTCATGCTCTCCTTGCCTTCCTTTCTTGACAATCAGTTGATGAGGAAGGTTATTGATTTGGAGAATACTTTCTTGTTGGTTTTCTACTGTTGAGTACTTCTCCCATTGTTGGTGTGCTTgttcctcatctttttctcttgactCATGCTCTTTTATAGGGTTTTCCTCTTGAGCTTCAACCTCTACAAAGTATTTTTCTCGTCTAGACATAAATTGAGTCACTTCTTCTGCCAGCTCACCAACCTGGATTTCTACACTTTGGAGTGCTCGTTGAGTTGATTTAGTTGTTTCCTTGAATTGCATCAACAAATTATCCAGATTGGAACCTCTTTCTGCTTCATTTTGATAGTAAGGTTGTAACTCTGGTCCCCCTTGAAAGTTTTCTATTGAGTAGCTCTTGCcaaaatgaatttcatgatttttcattgaattttgaTTGGCTTTTGAGCTAGCATGGTAAGCCATGAATTCCTCAAACACACTTTCAAGATTAggagttctttcttcttcacatTGATTGTAAGGACTTAACTACTTTTCCCACCTAGAGTCATTCATGGAGTAGAGATGACAATTGTCATTGTAATGCTCTCctccacaaaaatcacaattGATAAATGGTGGTTGGCTGACCCTTGATCGTGTGCTGTCAAAACATACATTCCACCTCTTAAAAAGCTCTTCCATTTCTAAACTTTTGTCATGGAATAGGTTCTTCTTAAATTCAACACTGCAAGCATAGACtctcaagaaagaaaaatttaaatagaataagtaagaaagataaaagtactaaataataataaaaaaaaacacaaaacttATTGTCGTAAGATCTACTGAGTTCGCTTAAACTTAGTGGTGTTGTTCTGTATTgcaagatttttttcttcttcgctCTGTGTTTTTCCTCCTACAATTGGCTTGAATCTCCAAATCTCATGGAACTAAATCATTTGCAGAAGATTTACTATGCATACAAAACACTAACAAGAGCAGCAGTCACTAAGTCAAgaggaaaacaaacataaacaaaaacaaatattctcaagtaataaaagaataaagaaaagacaCCTAAAAATGatctaactttccaaataaaaagaatttcctcggcaacgacgccaaaaacttgttcgcttccggcaagtgcaccggatcgcacaagtagtataaaatggtaagaaccgagtatcgaactctcagggaacttgtgttacttggtaagctattttagtgaataggtgtctggtgtgaaaagctaagtgtgaatatgaacaagtatgtaaactatctatgcaaaaaggaaaatcacgcaagagtaatgatgtgtaaaaacaagtagaaaacgcgttggtcttcctaataggtgcctaatgctaaaaagatattttctatctaacaatgcccATGTGTTCCTATCGTGTCTCCTgagatgctaaaccccgattcctcatgatagtttagcctaatcctgatcaagcatcgtcttcagattcctcttgttggactaaactcaaccaggaccgcattaagacaaacatactacaactaaattatcacaccccgattcctcatgatagtatGACAACTTAGCTTTGTCCTATCAAGGTCATCAAAATCAGactagtttccactgttgaatgaccctaacaaagcatgcatctatgtgatcaaggtaaaagcatacaagaatgaaaagatgataGCATAAAGAACAAATCAAAGtattgcaaaaaaatatttacatcaagtacctacaaggaagatccaacagaggattttagctttccataaccaggaagcctcctttacaacaaagagaagaacaagatgaaagattgcaaaaatacaagtggtgaggatgtctccttcacctcttggatctcacaaccactcataaactcatctcaagctctcagaacggctTTCGCTtccagctctggtctctgcagatcttcacacaacaaaatctctcaaaactctctggaacttggacctttctctctctagaatcactagacatgcaaagcttcaGCTCTCAgcccaaactcccttcacaaaatctgatttcaggcttaaacaggtggccttgttcatgctcatgcacttagcgcaattctgaaccgcttagcgcacatgagtgaatttcggcttagtgcgtgcttttctcgctcagcggatggactgaagcggtgcgcttagtgagatgaagcagTGTGCTCAGCGaacctgtacagctcatcttcttccagattcttcctcgcgcttagccaatgagtgttgcgcttaacggatgctcgctaagctagcagattggcttagcgagaaggtgaaaaacaacacttttcagagtcgcctaattaacctgaaattgagagaaaatgattattaaacacacaaaatggaagtactaagtatttattacctatacttaacagaaagtacttataacactacaaaataaccataaactgGGGAAGTTTAATACATTTTACATAGGTTttatatacaaaagttagtcgtattcatcgactaacaatcGCACGTAGAGATATTGATAACACACATAGAGTTAATGGTATTTCATAACTAATCGATTGAGCAGCTTCTCGTAGACCAcccaaaaaagaatatttattatttgaccCATATCCTAACATAAGAAGTCCAATGGGAGCAATACTCGAAATAGCAATCCATAAAAAAACACCAATATTCAGATCAGATAAAACAAAGTTATAGCCAAAAGGAATTACTTAATAGCTTATTATAATCGATATGACTGATATAGATAGTCCTATACTGAATAAACAAATATCTCCTCTAGATGGAATAAGATTCtctttgaaaagtaattttGTTTCGTCTAGGAGAGCTTGAAGAACTCCAAAAGGACCTGTGTATTCAGGTCCAATACGTTGTTGTATCCCTGCGGATATTTCCCTTTCTAACCATACAATTGCTAGTACACTTATCGTAATTCCCAatataagaatcaaaataagGGCAAATACCCATATAATTCCATATATCTCTTTAAAAGATTCCAATCTGAAAAAAAATGGATATCTTGTATCTctgttaaataaattatcatttcaaCGATCAACTTCTCCCATAATAATATCTATGCTACCTAGTATTGTCATAATATCGgccaatttcattttttttaactaattgagGAAGAATTTGCAAATTGATAAAACCTAGCGGATGAATTTTCCATCTCCAAGGAAAACCATTTTGATCCCCTATTAGAAAAATTCCTAATTCTCCCTTGGGGGCTTCAATTCTTACATAAAGTTCTTGTTTTGGCAATTCAAAGCCGAAGACGGTTTTTTACTAATAAATCGATACTCAAACTCATTCCATTCTGGCTCTTTTTCTCTATCAAAGCAGCGAATTTCTAAATTTTCATATGGTCCGTCGGGAATTCCTTCCAAAGCctgttgaataatttttatggaTTCCTTTCGAACTAAATAACGAGCTAACAAATCTCGTTCTTTTTGCCATTGAACTTCCCAATCAAATTCTTCGTAACATTCATAATTATCCACTTCATGGAGATCCTATTGTATTCCAGAAGCCCAAAGCATGGGTCCTGATAAACCCCAATTTATTACTTCCTTTATATCAACTAAACCTACCCCCTCAACCCGTTCTAAAAAAATAGGACTTCGCGTAAGAAGTTTTTGATATTCAACAAttcttgttaaaaaataatcgCATAAAtcataacatttatttatccAACCATAAGGTAGATCAGCtgctaccccccccccccccgatacgaaaaaaattatgcatcatTCTCATACCCGTCGCAACTTcaaataaatcatatattaattGTCTTTCTCTGAAAATATAGAAGAAGGGGGTTTGTGCACCAATATCTGCCATAAAAGGTCCTAACCATAGTAGGTGAGAAGCTATACGACTTAACTCCAACATTATTACTTGGATATAACTGGCTCTTTTAGGTACTTGAATATTTCCCAACAGTTCTGGTCCATTTACAATTATTGCTTCTGTGAACATAGTAGCTAAATAGTCCCAACGTGTTACATAAGACATATATTGTATAATTGTTCGATTTTCCGCTATTTTTTCCATTCCTATGTGTAAATAACCCAATATAGGTTCACAATCAATAACATCCTCATCGTCTAGAGTAACAA
This window harbors:
- the LOC102661456 gene encoding LOW QUALITY PROTEIN: NAD(P)H-quinone oxidoreductase subunit 1, chloroplastic (The sequence of the model RefSeq protein was modified relative to this genomic sequence to represent the inferred CDS: substituted 1 base at 1 genomic stop codon): MNISTTRKDFMIVNMGLHHPSMHGVLRLIVTLDDEDVIDCEPILGYLHIGMEKIAENRTIIQYMSYVTRWDYLATMFTEAIIVNGPELLGNIQVPKRASYIQLKKMKLADIMTILDTRYPFFFRLESFKEIYGIIWVFALILILILGITISVLAIVWLEREISAGIQQRIGPEYTGPFGVLQALLDETKLLFKENLIPSRGDICLFSIGLSISVISIIISYXVIPFGYNFVLSDLNIGVFLWIAISSIAPIGLLMLGYGSNNKYSFLGGLREAAQSISYEIPLTLCVLSISLRAIVSR